TTCTCTGAATACAACTCAAATGCAAACAAACTGACTTTCTGAACAACGTTTATTTACACAGAAGATATCAATCATCAGGGCTCCTAGTTTgatttccttcccctgctgagTCTCTACTCAAACCACTGAAAGCAGCCAGTAAACTCAGCCTGCGCCTGCGTCTCTCCCTCAGCCTCCGTCTCTCCCTCGACGGCAACTTCTATcaccttccagccctgccacgCCTTCCCTTCCCGTGCCCCAGGACAGCACCCGGGGCTGGTGCGTGGGCAGCTCCCCCGGAGCTCAGGGCACGGCGGGATCCTAGACGTGGGTGCCCCGGGCGGCGGCCGCCCGCTGCGCGTCCTGCCGGTATCCCTTGAGCAGCTGGTTCAGCAGCGTCTTGTCGGAGTCGCGGCGCGGGCGGACGAGCGGCGGGAGCGGGTTCCCCTTCAACTCGATCACCGCCATCTTAGCGCGGTCCAGCCCGTCCCGGTTGGGGATCTGAAGCATGCGCGTGTAGCTGCCGGGGTGCGGCTGGAAGCGGGGCGCCAGCACCTTGAACAGCTTGTGGATGAGGTCCTTCTCCTGCGGGAGGGCACGCTCAGCCCCGGCACCGCGGCGGGCCGGGACGGATGGGGGCCTGGGGGTTACTTACAGTCAGCCAGAAATCCGCCATGCGCATGGCGCGCTCGTCCTTGTCCCCGCGCTTGGCGTAGTCGATGAGCTGCGGGGAGGAAGGAGGCCGTGGGTCAGGAAAGAGGCGGCGGGTGAGGAAGGAAGGAGTAGGTCAGGGTGTCTCGACCACCTGccgccccccggcccggcccggcctgcCGCGTTGCCGCCGC
The genomic region above belongs to Sylvia atricapilla isolate bSylAtr1 chromosome Z, bSylAtr1.pri, whole genome shotgun sequence and contains:
- the MRPL17 gene encoding large ribosomal subunit protein bL17m, giving the protein MRLSVAAAISHGRVYRRFGLSPRSRLDLLRNLVTALVRHERIETPWARADEMRGYAERLIDYAKRGDKDERAMRMADFWLTEKDLIHKLFKVLAPRFQPHPGSYTRMLQIPNRDGLDRAKMAVIELKGNPLPPLVRPRRDSDKTLLNQLLKGYRQDAQRAAAARGTHV